CACAATTGCCTATAGTCACTCTTAAAgccaaatcaaatgaaaattttgatggCACTGTTTCTTTTTGCTTGATGAGCTGCATTCTGCTAATTGTCTCCAGGTTTGATAATATTTACAGCCAAATTACGACTTTAAAATGTACTACTAATTAAAAGCCTTGTAATGGATTATTGTGTTTCCAGTAATAGAAACTCTGATGTGCAAGGAACATATGTGCTCACTGGAAAATGTTGCAGTTAATGCTTATTCTgttgttatttttgttgttatCCATAATCAATTTTCAGAAGTGGAATATctcaattatattttttgttattttaagtGAAGGATATCATTTATACGTCCAAATTTATGTTAGATATTTGTTTGACAGGTGGTACAAAGGAGTACAGAGTTCTAATGGACCAGTTCCATCATGTTTCCACTGCTTTTCTGGAGCTCGCACCTGGGTACTCTTTAAGTGTCATATATTAGTATATTACTCATGTGATTCGGTCAACATATAACATGGCATTGATAAAAAGAGACATGAGTCTTAATATTCCCCGATATGCAAATTTATTGAGCGATGATTTAATTATAGATGAATTTGGCAGTGACATCCTAGATCAGGAATTTTTTTCTATATGCTTTTCAAATGATACTTCTGTTGGTGGCTGACAGAGGAATGTCTGAATAACATTATTAATAACTTGAAGCAGAAGGTTTGGAATTAAACAGAAGGGCCACTGACTGGAGATAATAGGTCTGGATTAGatcaatacataattaaatctgGAAAGTTGTACAATACTGACTTCATAATGTCTTTAATTCATAGGTATTGGATGGTCAAGACCTAGGGTACTGTTAATTGTGATGGATTGAAGTAGGAAAAGGTCCATATACTGGCATTATCTTatttaatagtactagtatttagtGACATTCAGTTGTGTGGACCAGGAAGTAGTTTTATATCTAACCAACAACGACATAATATTGCTTCTTAATGATGTGGTGAAACAGTTTTTCATTTCCTTTAAAGATCATAAAAAAGGATAACTGCAGTATAAAAATCTGGTGGAGCCACTAGGACAAGCCTAGTccagggaaaaaaaataaaagtgataaGAACTTGTTCAATCTCAGTTGCATTTGATAAATCTTATAACAATGTACTTTTGAGTTCTTGATGTCTGGGATGCCAATATGTACATAAACTATCTTCACTGGAAATATTAGGACTACTATTGATGCATCCTGTCATTAAAGTAAATTTGAACAATCCGAGAGCAAGAAATTCGATTAAATTTAACCAGTTGATAACATGACAGATGTTTGTTAACTTTCTCTGGACTCTGGCAAGAGAACTTCAGAAGAGTAGTACCAAAAACATTTTACTTTTCAGTTTAAATTATGGCCTTTCTCCTATTTATCTAGTAGTGGAAGTTAATTTGGTAGATAACTACTTCTATGCATGAAAGATAACCTTCACCCCCCCCCCCCTATATTTTTGCAGTTATCAGGAAGCAATTGAGGATATTACCATGAGAATGGGTGCAGGGATGGCAAAATTTATTTGCAAGGAGGTATATATCACACCAGATTGTTTCTCTGTCCATGAATTGAACTATGAAGTTATTTATCCTGGATTTTAATGTAGATTCCATGAGACTTATaacttatttttatattatttctgTACCTAGACACATTTTTCTTTGGCCACATTATTAGGGAAATAgttattttttctgttttaaaAACATCAGAATgacattacttttttttttttgcatattatactatataatatatatcagaATGACATTACTTTAATGTTAATTTAAAAACCATAATAGGTATTCTTAGCCAGATTATACTTCTGCTCACCAGGTAAATCTCATTTAATTACTTATGATCAATTTTCACTTTCCAGGTAGAAACCACTGATGATTATGATGAATATTGTCATTACGTGGCTGGCCTTGTTGGATTGGGGTTATCCAAACTATTCCATGCTTCTGGAAAAGAAGATCTTGCTACAGATGAACTGTCCAATTCAATGGGTTTATTTCTTCAGGTACTGATTCCATTATGCGCTGATAAGTCAAGTCATTGCTTTAGAGACCTCTGTCATTTTTTAACTATAAGAACTGTTCTACACTTGGAACAATACAGAAAACAAACATTATCAGAGATTACCTTGAGGATATCAATGAAATACCAAAGTCACGTATGTTCTGGCCTCGTCAAATATGGAGTAAATACGTGAACAAACTTGAGGTAAAGAATTATTTCCATTGAATCTATGAaacatttcaaaatttcaatagTCATGTTGATAGAATATGTATATTACATGTGAATTAGATGTCGAAAATGCCTTACACGTTTTCACGTAATGTTCTCAGGATTTGAAGAGCGAGGAAAACTCAGTTAAAGCAGTGCAGTGCCTAAACGACATGGTCACAAATGCTTTAGTGCATGTAGAAGACTGCCTCAAGTACATGTCTGATTTGAGAGATCCAGCTATCTTTCGTTTTTGTGCAATTCCACAGGTATACGTGTAAATGCAGTGTTTTTCATTCATCTGCGGTTTGGATTTGCACAGAAGGTGCAtctgatttctgtttttttttgaCCAGATAATGGCAATTGGGACATTAGCTTTATGCTACAACAACATTGAAGTGTTCAGAGGTGTTGTGAAAATGAGAAGAGGTATGCTGACATTCTTAGTGTTCCTCTTGCTGTGTGAATCTAAGTTGTTTATTTACGTGAATTTTTCCTTTCTGCCATCTCTCAATTCTTTTTCCTTTCTTGGACCAATTAAAAAATCTAATAGTATTTGTTTCTTATGTCTCTCTTTTTCTAGGCCTTACTGCTAAAATTATCGACAGAACCAAAACAATGTCTGATGTATATGGAGCTTTTTACGACTTCTCTCGGATGCTGAAATTTAAGGTACCATCTTGTTTAGACCTATTGAAAGCTGGTCTGGCTGGTCGCCCCGACATACGAAATTTGAGTTCATTTGAATAGGTATCACATTGGAACATGTGGtgctatttaaaaaaaacaacaatatcATTTTTTCAAGAGAGGAACATGTTTGGCAAATTTGAGTTCGTTTGAATAGTATCACATTggaattttttcaaattattgcAGAACTCAATTAAAGCGTAGTTCATGCTATATTTAATTGATAGATCTATTGTTACAATAAACATATTGATTCAGTCCTCTTTATTTGAGTgctaagggcattagcaatggggcgccctaaggcgcgccctatggcgcgccacgtcagcagttttatcctcctacctcctcacctgcagtggggcgccctaagacgcgccctaaggcgcgccctatggcgcgccacatcatcatttttttaatatttattacaaaactcatacgaatttaacaaaattaatacattaaaatacgaatttcaaaaacttcatttcattgaataaaaattaatacattacaatgcgaattaaaaaaacgcGAACTCAACAACGGCGGTtgcgagcccacacttcttcgatcatgtcgttcatgagctgcgcatgatcctgttggttgcgcattgaggcctgtctagatagaacctcgttgaagcctaacggtaaccctctatcgggtggcTCGGTCGACGCGCCGGCCAAACTAGATGCACGatcatcttcattccaatcggtgatgcttccgccttcattctcgactatcatgttgtgcatgattatgcacgcatatatgacatcggcgatgacatccttgaaccagaaacgagccggccctttcacaattgcccaccgtgattggagcacgcCGAATgtccgctcgacatccttcctcgccgactcctgcttttgcgcaaataaaaccctcttctcaccaattgggcagctaaccgtcttcacaaaaacaggccaccgtggatagatgccatcggccaatcgtccgcgacctatcgtccgtgtacgccacaatggggaggacgatggcgcggacgataggcatcgggcgcgccatcctccgcgcccttagtatcggccgcgacgatcgtccgcgacctatcgtccgtatccgcaatgggcgcggacgatcgatggcgcggacgatgcgcgccatcgggcgtgccatcgtccgcccattgcggatggcctaataaTTAATGTCTCATTTAAATAATATGTTGAGGCATTTCTGCAAACTTAGTTTTTGTTTGGTTTCTATAACGGATTATAGGTGCTGATCTCAAATATTGTATTTTGGTTATCTGTTTTTCGTATAAAGGTCCAGTTCCTTTTACTGGAATACTTACTATTTAAGATCATTAGAATTAATTTCCTATGAGCATTACACTCTCTTTTACATGTTGAATGATAGACCTTGTTTAAATGTTTCACTGTTTACTTTCGTAATTTGCTAAAAAAATACGTGCATCATCCTTTTTAGGTTGACAACAACGATCCTAATGCGGGAACGACAAACGAAAGACTAGATACAATCTTGAAAATTTGCAGGAACTCTGGCACCTTGAATGAAAGGTATTGTAGCTTCATTATGTTATATTTTAGACAAATCTTATCTATCCTCTTACCACAACCCTTCTTTATTACTCATAGGAAATCTTATATTATTGAGAGTGGCCCCCAGTACAATGCTGCTTATATGGTTAGTTCTGGATTTCATTTTTCAAGTTTTCATCAAAGAAGTCATAAGCCAAACAAAACAATTACCTAATCGACAATGCAGGTTGCTATTTTCTTCATCATATTAGCAATTCTTCAAGCATACTTCGCACCAAAGAAAGCTTCCTAATATCTGTGAGTTTTTCCCGCCTCTTGTTTCTCGAATACTACTtcttttatgtgaaaatattgtTAAAATCACAACACTGTTGTTTCTAGTTGAATAAGAATGCAAGCTTTTTACTCAAGTCAACGACATTTAGAATTATGACTGTATAAATTCAGTCCCCTGTCTCTAACATATTAAATGAAAGTAGGAAATATCAGATTCTCTCTCTGACCAGCATAAGTTATACCCCCTATAATAGTAGAATGcttttttatgtatatttttttatgtgaacTCATAAATCATAATGCGTTCTCTACCTATTTGCAGGATTAGTTTGCTTGGATGAGAACTTCTACTTGCTTTGCTACTGCCTTCACGAGTTAATTCCACGTACAAACAAGCTTgtcacaaaaaataaaaaagaaaaaaaacaggtAATGGATTTGTGAATATGTTTGAATTTGTCCTTGTCCTTGTAGTGCTGGACTGGTATTAGACCCACAAAGTTTACTGCTTGCTTATTCCAGAATTGCAGTTGTGCAATAGAACCAAATTTCAATTTGCATGTTGATTTTAGTTCTGATCCACAAGCAGATATACTGCACATTCATATATTCTCTCGATACTTGTTGAGCAAAGttggtattattattattattagtattaataatGTCGTCTATTGCATAAGACATAAAAGGTTTTTTACAAATTCAGTTAGTAATTTTTATGTCAAAATATACCAAAATTATTACTTAAGCGACGAAAGATCCATAATAGACGAACAAAAATTGGGACTTTAATAAAGGATACGATAAGAATAAGATAATAAGATGAAGAGTTAAATAAAATTGGGACTTCAATAAGGAGAATAAGAATATAGGGGCAATGAAGAGTTAAATAAATGGTGCATTTTTTATCAGCATTCATACACTGTAAATTATGCCATTTAAGTAAATTAACATCGATGCCTAAAATAAACAGAAGACCcagatgtactattcgaggccCAAAACAGAAAAAGCAAATGAAATGCAATTGAAGTTAACGcaaatagaaaaaagaaaacatgacattttgttattttacaCATACAAACCAGAAACAAATTAACTCGATAAAACTGCAGGCAAAATACACCAATCTGCAAAATTTGCACCAAATAATGAATTGAGAAAAGAAAGGGAGGGTTATCCTTTCTGTAGTAGGCGAACTCTAATATTATGCATATATTCCAACAATACAGGAATACAAAACGAAACTCATGAGAATAGTTCAAAAAACTTCTGCAAACTTGCTAGCAAGAACACGCTCACGCCTCTCAATGTACCCAAACGGGAACCAACCGGCCCTGCCTTTGCACTCACCTTCAGCCCAGCCGTTGTTCGAAACCTTGAAATGGAGAACAAGATTCATTTAACCAGATATTTTTTAAACATAAAACTAATTAACTAACACAACACTGATACTAACCAATATTCAAAGACAGAGGTAGCATACATGTATAGAGTAAAGGAAAAGGAAGAGAACACGCCTGCCTCTCTAATTTGAAAAAAAGAAGTGTAGTTTATAGTTATACTTTCAGCTGTTTGTCGATCGTAATGCACATGTTAAGTTCACAAttgaaatgaaagaaaaaagaaaacaataataatagtagtagccactcttaaaaagaaaaaaatagagtagCCATAAAAGCCTTCGGTAAAGCCATATCTTAAATAAAACCTTTCGTATTCTGTTAACTAGAAACCAATCTAGTCCATAGATCTTGACTCATGGATGGTCAAGAATGATATTCAAACGGGATTATGCTTTTTATGCATAAGATAATATTTGTTCAAGGTTAATGGATTATGGTTATTTTTTACCAGAATTCACTTGgctgttcggttggcaagattgtATCTCGGATTAAATACGTAAAATACATAGTGTATTTGgtttatgagattgaatctctcaactcaatcctagatggataatcatgtgataattagtcatagccaacCCCCTCCAagtaaaataatctcacaactcaatcctagattatatcttggtactatttttatcaaagaaaccgaacaccaccttaaTATATTCACTGCAAGGGAAGAAATGTTGATCAAGGGCTTCCTATTGAGTATGCTAAGAATAGAACATGACagctttcaagtttcaacatgAAATAGATACGTTGACTGAGAATATGAGTACTAAAAACTAGCATACCTTTCGAATGACGAGATAGTCTCCAACTGACAAAGTAAGTTCCACATCAGATTCAGCATGATAAGGATACATGACCTGTTGTATCAGCAATAAAAAGCAGGATAAGCTAAACAACAATGATCGAGTGTACTTAACAATTACTGACATATATCGCCTTAGCAAACTACCTACCTCCCCAAGAAAGTAGCCCATGGCATCGGTTGATCCATCCTGTACTGGTGAAGTAGGCAGACTATTTACTTCTTCATATGCTGGAGGTGCAGGCATACTGCCCATGCTTGGaattgcagcagcagcagcaggtGCAGGAGCAGATTCAATTCTTTGGCGCTCAGACATCATCTGAAAagatataattcatcaaacatcTATGGAAACAAATCAAAAAGTACAACAAGAGAGAGCATATGTTTTGTTGctgctgtttttttttttggggggggggtgGAGTTGATATGCTGGATTGACTTACTTCGCCTTCTAGCATATCAAGTATTTGAAGAACTCGCTGATGGTAGGCTCGTTCAGCTTCAACCTTAAAAACAAACAGGGATATATTAGGTACAAATTTAGAGAAGTTTTAAACTGGAGCCCAAACTGTAAAAGTACGAAGGCATATTACCATGGCAATTAGTCGTTGCAGTGTCAACCTTTGTTGTTGAGCTTCTACGGCAGCCATGGCAGCAGCAGCCTCTTTCCCCAGAGTGGCCACAtttgacttcagatcttgtaaTTTAGACTCAGCTGCCTCAAGTTTAAAAGCCATGTCAGGATGGGCATTTCCTTCCCTGAATTTGGCTTGTCTTCTTGCAACTTCAACAGCCTATCTAGTTCCAACAATCAGTGTAACAAGCTGGTGAGGGGATCTCAGTCAATAAGCAGCATGCGAACATCTCAATTAATAAGAAAAGCAATTTTAAGTTCATCTAAGATCCTGTCAACCACTACAGAAATAGCTTAATTACAATACCTGAGCTTCAGCCTCTTGCCGCATCCTGTCATATCTTTGTGCTAGATGACGAGCGTCTTCCAATGGAGCTCCCATAACCATAGCTCTCAATGGTTCTGCCACCTGGCATAGGAGAAGTCAAGACTCATTAACGAACTAGCTGTCCAAGTTTTGTAAAATAGACTGTGCAGAAAGCATAAATTAGTTGATGATGAAACAGAGATGATAGAGAGTCTGAAAGTCGAGCTTAAATTAGTTGATGATGAAACAGAGATGATAGAGAGTCTGAAAGTCTAAGTGCATCCAAGTAACAGAAATGACAGTGGACTAATATTGCGATAGACACCAAATGCTTAATCATGAGTAAAATTCAAACGATTTCCTAGTGGGATATGAGAAAGTTAATCAATAATCTAACTAAAGCATAAACAAAGTTGGATCAGGTGAATGTTAAGCTGATAAATTAAGTTGATAATAACTTCATACAAGCAGAATTCGCAGAATTCGCAAAAGATGCAGGTATCAACAATATTGTTATGTAACGATACCAACACGGTAATCAAGTTTCGGGGAAGCAAAATAATAACCTGCGTGCCTAAGGCCTTCAACAGATTTCCACGTTCTTTCTCCATTTGCGCACGAGTTCGGGCAAAATTTGATGCAGCTTTTGATAGCGTGCTCCCACTGGTACATGTATTTTCAACACCATATTTCCTGCTATCTTCTGACAATTTTGTTCCTGAAGGGAAAATGGCACATGAAggaattattatatttacacTCGTCATGCAAGAGCATTTTGAATCAACAAAAACTAACCTATCTCGACTTGTTTGGACCCTGTTACTATATAGCCTTCAACACCACGAACAATGTCCCTCTGGAAATGCTGTAGTATGAAAAGACAAAATGCAATCAGAAACTTATGATACATAATGAATACTTTAGCATTACAAACAGGATTCCTAAGTCAAAGGCTGAATAGTTAGGAACCATTGTGACAGCTCCCTAGCCCCCAAGTTATAACACAGTTACCCACTCTCCCTTTGTATGTGTGTGTCTCTCTCTCTTCCGCCCACTCTAGTGAATTTGAGTTTATTTATGGTTGGGATGAAGGATAAAAATTCCCCTTTAGATAAGCTTTATGCTATGGTTAGGATTTATGAAAACTGATCCAGATAAGCTTATGCTCTATGAGTTACGACAATGACTTTCCACAATCCTAAGCATTTAActctacaatagacaatataacCTTGGCAGCTCGAGTGGATATGTATAGCTTTTCAAGCTTTTGGTGCTGCTGGAACTCTGCATCATCCGGCATGACATTATCTGAACCACCATAGGCACCAAACTGCTTCAAAACAGCCTGAAAAACGAGCTCAGTGAAAACAGATTAACTTGTAAGTACGAAAACAACAGATATATGTCTGAGTTGTATAGTAGTACAATTAAATATCGTGTAGTCACAACTTCAATTCAATGCATATAAAAGAAACCAAATCCAGGCCCCAGTATCGGACCAATAAACTTGCACAGTTGCACGTGCTCATTTGCATTTAAATCAGTTCAAATGACAATGTTTAAACTCATATGCGGCAGTCAAACGGATCAAAAAATTGAGAGATCATCTGGAATAACACGAATCCACATATCACATATTACACCGTTAATTGTCAAAAtctatttacattaaaaaaacaacaaGAAGAGAATTAACGCCAGTAAACCTAAATCGAGGTGATAAACAAACAGAACCACTGAATTTCAAATCAATCAGCTCAATGAAATCAAATACAATTCCAACTATGGATGCACAACATATTCCGGTATCATAAATTCTACAGTTCATGCCAATCCGAATGATCACAGCATCCAAACTGAGCCGCTCGATCCGACTGCAAAATTCGCATAAAAAAATCCTAAACGCAGAATCAAAATTACACACACATCTGCGAGTCGCATAGCGGTAGAATACCTGCTGTTGCCTGGCGACCTGCTCTCGGAGTCTGGACGCTTGTTTTCTGATGGCTTCCATTCACGAATCGATCAACACCTCCCGTAGCTATAATCTACACACACAGCTGAAACagttctaattttttttttcagaaaaaggAATGTATACGGCAAACGGAGTCAGGTTTAAAGGAAGATCTATAGCTATAGGCGTCAAAATGATTATGAATGTGCTTGATTTTTCCGGATAACAGTTTACTGATGTACGGTTACTTTAAGAGAAATCTCGGAAAAAGAGGTTAAATTCGCTGACCGGGATTCAATTCGCGAATAAGgggttaaattcgctgacctttgtaattagggattcaattcgctGACATTTCATAATTTGAGATCCAAGTATGCGTATTCTTCAGGGGAAttgtgatattttattttatttatgttcttttttaatattatttccctCTATCCATTTATCAAATTGTGTATATTACCTCTTCAAATTTTTATCTAAATTCTACTTCAGAATTTTGAAGATCCAatgttcaaatttcaaattccttAATAATGTTGAGGATGAAGATGACTTGCCAATAAAGGTAGACAACATAAAGGCGAAACCAACTTGAGaaataaaacaacaaattatTCTATCACTCGGAATCTCCTTATGCATTTTCCACAAGTCGAGACTTGGAAACAGATGTGAACTGAGGAAGTTTCGTGCTAGGATGATCAAACCTACCATACTCAATTGGAAAAGGTAAAACAAGAGGAAGACAACTGCGAAACTgttgttaaaaaaaaattcaaatccgAACATCATCCCAAAAAGTACTGTTAGAAGGGATGAAATAAAGGTTAGTATTCCCTCCCAAGTGAACCATGATAACCAATATGCGGTATCATAAAGACCCATCATCGTCATAGCCTGTTATGAAAAGAACACAAAAGAACATGGATTAGTACCGAGCATAATACAATTGCTCTTTTTAGCTGAAACGAATACCTGATGAAGTTTGAGCTCATTTTCCATTATCAAAGCACTAATTTGGAAGACAAAGGAAAACATGGAAATGACCAGGAAAAAGGTCGGCCTTGCCCTCAGCATGGCAGAAGTTATTTCAAGTGTGGGATGAGCGAATTCCTTTATACTTACAACCCAACTAAAGCTGGCATCTGAAATGTATGTAGTCAGATAATGAAGATACACTTCAGGTGAAGGTTAGATTAGAAACAAGTGTACATATTTGATGTAATGAGATGAATGAATGTAGTAGATGTCATACCTCCCACTAGAGATCTTGCAATTTCTCGCTATGCAACAATTTGTAgaggaatttgaaatttgaacttTGGATCTTCAAAATTCTGAAGTAGAATTTAGGTAAAAATTTGAAGGGGTAATTTAGACAATTAATAAATGGTTAGaggaaaataatattaaaaaagaacataaataagataaaatatcacaaatccCTTATTTTGAAGAATACTCATGCCTCGATCCCAAATTACGAAACGTCAGCAaattgaatccctaattacGAAATGTCAGCAAAGTTAAccccttattccgaaatttctccaCATAAGGGAAACTTCTATTTTTACAAGTTACACGTTGAATGAGATCAATTCGACGGCTTTTAGGAAACAGTAAAAAAGATTGTAGGGATATGGAATGAAAATCATAGTATAAATATTTTCAACTTACTAAAAATTACTAGCAATTCTTAAATTGAACAATTCGTTATAAAGTTtgaaatttattaatataagtaataaaaaataag
This portion of the Salvia splendens isolate huo1 chromosome 10, SspV2, whole genome shotgun sequence genome encodes:
- the LOC121751570 gene encoding squalene synthase 1-like, producing MGSLRAILRHPDDLYPLLKLKYAARNAEKQIPPEPHWGFCYTMLHKVSRSFGLVIQQLDTDLRDAICIFYLVLRALDTVEDDTSIATELKVPILMAFHRHIYDREWHFSCGTKEYRVLMDQFHHVSTAFLELAPGYQEAIEDITMRMGAGMAKFICKEVETTDDYDEYCHYVAGLVGLGLSKLFHASGKEDLATDELSNSMGLFLQKTNIIRDYLEDINEIPKSRMFWPRQIWSKYVNKLEDLKSEENSVKAVQCLNDMVTNALVHVEDCLKYMSDLRDPAIFRFCAIPQIMAIGTLALCYNNIEVFRGVVKMRRGLTAKIIDRTKTMSDVYGAFYDFSRMLKFKVDNNDPNAGTTNERLDTILKICRNSGTLNERKSYIIESGPQYNAAYMVAIFFIILAILQAYFAPKKAS
- the LOC121751572 gene encoding SH3 domain-containing protein 2-like; this translates as MEAIRKQASRLREQVARQQQAVLKQFGAYGGSDNVMPDDAEFQQHQKLEKLYISTRAAKHFQRDIVRGVEGYIVTGSKQVEIGTKLSEDSRKYGVENTCTSGSTLSKAASNFARTRAQMEKERGNLLKALGTQVAEPLRAMVMGAPLEDARHLAQRYDRMRQEAEAQAVEVARRQAKFREGNAHPDMAFKLEAAESKLQDLKSNVATLGKEAAAAMAAVEAQQQRLTLQRLIAMVEAERAYHQRVLQILDMLEGEMMSERQRIESAPAPAAAAAIPSMGSMPAPPAYEEVNSLPTSPVQDGSTDAMGYFLGEVMYPYHAESDVELTLSVGDYLVIRKVSNNGWAEGECKGRAGWFPFGYIERRERVLASKFAEVF